A genomic window from Sulfurospirillum diekertiae includes:
- a CDS encoding sensor histidine kinase, whose amino-acid sequence MIKYLSMRYKFFLMASLGICAIVTLSFLAFDITNKGVVNVNNVFEGSKRVQTIQQTYILPLFKLREQSLSLIMAPNEDLRKDILKKINEMHTQMEEPFSKLPATLYYQWKNYVTLILANQAYLKDDFEEGAFINANTVERDQFYALMDSLEVLQQNELTHSSETYAKANKEAINSRYFIATWLIIIVLLTFLVGFFIAKNIVDSILHVRHGLREFFDYLKSPSTEEATRIHIPLTNKDELGDMARQINQNIEIIQANLEQDSQLIEDATNVVEDLKLGNLNRRLVASGNSDQLNLLKAVMNEMLDNLELRIQQEIDERTRQEQLLIQQSKLAAMGNMIGNIAHQWRQPLGEINALLMIIQVRQHFDDFNEAFLTEKIEECNRITAYMSNTISDFQNFFKPSKDKEIFEINYACERASSIIQASLRYHSIEFSFKATEEIKVLGYPNEFAQALLNILSNAKDVLTDRQIENPFIRMNVKNGEQYTLIKIEDNGGGISEEYLERIFEPYFTTKHAKQGTGIGLYMTKMIIENNMNGIVTVSNTEHGALFTIKIKHH is encoded by the coding sequence ATGATTAAGTATCTTTCCATGCGTTATAAATTTTTTCTGATGGCCTCTTTGGGCATTTGTGCGATTGTTACGCTCTCTTTTTTAGCGTTTGACATTACTAACAAAGGGGTCGTGAATGTCAACAATGTTTTTGAAGGCTCGAAGCGGGTTCAAACGATTCAGCAGACCTACATTTTACCACTGTTTAAACTCAGGGAACAATCCCTTTCATTGATTATGGCGCCGAATGAAGACTTACGTAAGGATATTCTCAAAAAAATCAATGAGATGCACACGCAAATGGAAGAGCCCTTTAGTAAACTGCCAGCAACGCTCTATTATCAGTGGAAAAACTATGTCACACTCATCTTAGCCAACCAAGCCTACCTCAAAGATGACTTTGAAGAGGGCGCATTTATCAATGCCAATACGGTTGAACGTGATCAGTTTTATGCGCTGATGGATTCACTCGAAGTATTACAGCAAAACGAGCTGACACACTCTTCTGAGACCTATGCCAAAGCCAATAAAGAGGCGATCAATTCGCGTTATTTTATTGCCACTTGGTTGATTATTATTGTGCTTTTGACTTTTTTGGTGGGCTTTTTTATTGCCAAAAATATTGTCGATTCTATTTTACATGTAAGGCATGGACTAAGAGAATTTTTTGACTATCTCAAATCTCCTTCCACTGAAGAAGCCACACGTATTCATATTCCTCTGACGAACAAAGATGAGTTGGGCGATATGGCAAGGCAGATCAATCAAAACATTGAGATCATTCAAGCCAATTTGGAACAAGACAGCCAACTCATTGAAGATGCTACGAATGTCGTAGAAGATTTAAAATTAGGCAATCTCAACCGCAGACTCGTGGCTTCAGGCAATTCCGATCAGCTTAACTTACTCAAAGCTGTGATGAATGAGATGCTGGATAATTTGGAGCTTCGCATTCAACAAGAGATCGATGAGCGCACCCGTCAAGAACAGCTCTTAATTCAGCAAAGTAAACTCGCCGCAATGGGCAATATGATCGGCAATATCGCGCATCAATGGAGACAACCTCTTGGTGAGATCAATGCGCTTTTGATGATCATTCAAGTCAGGCAACACTTTGATGACTTTAATGAAGCCTTTTTAACAGAGAAGATTGAAGAGTGTAATCGCATCACGGCGTACATGTCCAACACGATCAGCGACTTTCAAAACTTTTTTAAACCCTCTAAAGATAAAGAGATTTTTGAAATCAATTATGCGTGTGAACGGGCGAGCTCCATTATCCAAGCTTCGCTTCGTTATCACTCCATTGAGTTCTCATTTAAAGCCACTGAAGAGATCAAAGTCCTTGGCTATCCCAATGAGTTTGCTCAAGCATTGTTAAACATACTCTCCAATGCCAAAGATGTTTTAACCGACAGGCAGATAGAAAACCCTTTCATTCGAATGAATGTCAAAAATGGGGAACAATACACGCTCATTAAAATCGAAGACAATGGCGGTGGTATTTCTGAAGAGTATTTGGAGCGTATTTTTGAGCCTTACTTTACGACCAAACACGCTAAGCAAGGTACGGGAATTGGACTGTACATGACCAAGATGATTATTGAAAACAATATGAATGGCATCGTGACCGTTAGTAACACAGAGCATGGTGCACTCTTTACGATCAAAATAAAGCACCATTAA
- a CDS encoding response regulator transcription factor, which translates to MDKPFLERLKTLTILYAEDEEGIRKNIAASLRYYTKEVIEAENGKIALELYKSEKPDIVITDILMPVMNGVDLVREIRKTDEMTPLVIISAHTDREYLLKVVDLHLEQYIIKPVTLNGLLEALSRCLKRITQTHTIVYELPCGYLYDVDHKLLTYEGEIIHLNKKEAGFLELLLHNKQRIVSYDELQAHVWQDDVMTDSALRSLVRNLRKKLPKDFITNLSGVGYRFEMC; encoded by the coding sequence GTGGATAAACCCTTTTTAGAACGATTGAAGACGCTCACAATTCTTTATGCTGAAGATGAAGAGGGTATACGAAAAAATATTGCCGCATCGCTTCGCTATTATACTAAAGAGGTGATCGAAGCAGAAAATGGCAAAATTGCCTTAGAGCTCTACAAAAGTGAAAAACCTGATATTGTGATTACCGATATTTTAATGCCTGTGATGAATGGCGTTGATCTTGTAAGAGAAATTCGTAAAACCGATGAAATGACTCCCCTTGTCATTATTTCGGCACATACGGATAGGGAGTATCTGCTCAAAGTCGTGGATCTTCATTTAGAGCAGTACATCATCAAACCGGTGACACTCAATGGCCTTTTAGAGGCACTTTCACGCTGCCTCAAACGTATTACTCAAACGCATACGATTGTCTATGAACTTCCTTGTGGCTACTTGTACGATGTTGATCATAAGTTACTGACGTATGAGGGAGAGATCATTCATCTCAATAAAAAAGAGGCGGGATTTTTAGAATTACTGTTGCATAATAAACAACGCATTGTCTCCTACGATGAGTTACAAGCCCATGTGTGGCAAGACGATGTGATGACCGATAGTGCGCTTCGTTCACTGGTGCGTAATTTACGCAAGAAGTTACCGAAAGATTTTATTACCAATTTATCAGGGGTTGGGTACCGATTTGAGATGTGCTAA
- a CDS encoding TorD/DmsD family molecular chaperone produces MQTFQPQTTSRLDDIKHLRDIFNAQNSKELKVAFDALNPSFTISEEDLEVQFNRYFVGPMETVADPFASVYLDNPDVFMSKSTLHVRDLYETMGFSYSLKNVIPEDHLGVELDAYYQLLFLEEAKEITYLSDLRHYFLHEHLALWIPRFLERGLAQSEKDAPAITFILQQLKSLLIRETTTTRSS; encoded by the coding sequence ATGCAAACTTTTCAACCGCAAACGACTTCCAGACTCGATGACATCAAACACCTTCGTGATATCTTTAATGCCCAAAATTCTAAAGAGCTAAAAGTTGCGTTTGATGCGCTGAATCCTTCCTTCACTATTTCAGAAGAGGATTTAGAAGTGCAGTTTAATCGCTACTTTGTAGGTCCCATGGAAACCGTTGCCGATCCATTTGCTTCCGTTTACCTTGATAATCCTGATGTTTTTATGTCTAAAAGTACCTTACATGTAAGAGATTTGTACGAAACAATGGGATTTTCCTATTCGCTTAAAAACGTCATACCAGAGGATCATTTAGGCGTTGAACTTGACGCGTATTACCAACTACTTTTTCTAGAAGAGGCTAAAGAGATAACTTATTTGAGTGACCTTCGTCACTATTTTTTACACGAACACTTAGCCCTTTGGATACCGCGCTTTTTGGAGCGTGGTTTAGCGCAGAGTGAGAAAGATGCACCTGCTATTACCTTTATTTTACAACAGCTCAAATCGTTACTGATAAGAGAAACCACGACAACAAGGAGTTCTTGA
- a CDS encoding 4Fe-4S dicluster domain-containing protein — MQKAFLVDGSICLGCNTCAMACKNQYHQDDGILWRKVREIGAEDYLMDNNNILPTLTSYQKAPKVKMPMERFYFSLACNHCENPACVAICPVGAHTKDPETGICKHDQTICIGCGGCVKACPFGASKFNTKMGQAEKCSMCWERQADGKTTACVQSCPVHAITIIDLHDPKYKEYANASPIGIDYAINAETHPSTRFILPHMPKEVYRQAKG, encoded by the coding sequence ATGCAAAAAGCTTTTTTAGTCGATGGCAGTATCTGTCTAGGATGTAATACGTGTGCAATGGCCTGTAAAAATCAGTATCATCAAGACGATGGAATTTTATGGCGCAAAGTAAGAGAGATTGGGGCAGAAGATTATTTGATGGATAACAACAATATCTTGCCAACTTTAACGTCGTATCAAAAAGCACCCAAAGTGAAAATGCCGATGGAGCGTTTCTACTTTTCACTGGCGTGTAACCACTGCGAAAACCCAGCCTGTGTGGCAATTTGCCCTGTGGGAGCGCATACGAAAGACCCTGAAACGGGTATCTGTAAACACGACCAAACGATTTGTATTGGTTGTGGTGGTTGTGTCAAAGCGTGTCCATTTGGTGCGTCTAAATTCAATACCAAAATGGGACAAGCTGAGAAGTGCAGTATGTGTTGGGAGAGACAAGCTGATGGTAAAACAACGGCATGTGTTCAATCATGCCCAGTGCATGCCATTACGATTATTGACTTGCATGATCCAAAATACAAAGAGTATGCCAATGCGTCTCCAATAGGAATCGACTATGCGATCAATGCGGAAACACATCCAAGTACACGGTTTATTCTTCCTCATATGCCTAAAGAGGTTTACAGGCAAGCAAAAGGATAG
- a CDS encoding molybdopterin-dependent oxidoreductase has translation MSYSKEKVESILNNGISRRSFLKGLAASGVLSSLPGGILQANEDLNTKIPYLGQKNYQTFRNACPRNCYDTCSIKTYVKDGVMQFIEGATESTYTRGGCCVKGNSYVKRVYSARRLKFPMMQVGGKGSGNWKRVSWDYAMETIAKKLLEMKKEDGTLLGAALTKYSGNFGITHYGVEGMFNSIGYTTRLAGTPCWPAGIDAQNLDMGDMWCNDPEEMKDSKFIILWGVNPASNSVHSMKYIYEAKSKGAKVVVIDPVFTEAASKASQYIQIKTGTDGLLALGMAKIIIDANLHDQKWLDANSKGYKEYKAYLDKEIKLDNVSKITGIPLAMIKELALSFVKAKPATIWMGYGMQRHTNGGSMIRAIDALVAVSGNIGKYAGGARYGHLSTWGFNYAALSQTKPEGSVGYTGPEGAKGEFAQVGGEKAAYTDRFLNINKTARELLNAKEPKVRLLWVACKNVFSQDFDRNQLIRAFQQLDLVVVADQFFNETVKWADIVLPVATQFEEYDVNVSYWHYWLSLNEQAIKPLFEVKSDVEIAALLSKHMNKLEAGSCTFPQSVDTKAMTIKEFNPGIYEQFGIKSWEELKNGSVKAKAVIPYADGKFKTPSGKFEFYSDKALELFGSALPTYLEVRKPYDKFRMTSPHSRWSLHSQFQNLEWMEDMHPEPYVYINPDDAEAKMVKEGDTVAVFNKQGLLRVKAKVTDNVQAGTVLMYEQWYNNNIYNVNELVDDTSSDMGAFKTGAPGVALHDTFVNFRKL, from the coding sequence ATGAGTTATTCCAAAGAAAAAGTTGAGAGCATTCTCAACAACGGCATCAGCCGAAGAAGTTTTCTAAAAGGCTTAGCAGCCAGTGGTGTATTATCGTCACTTCCAGGAGGCATTCTCCAAGCCAATGAAGACCTTAATACTAAAATCCCCTACCTTGGGCAAAAAAATTATCAAACCTTCCGCAATGCGTGTCCTAGAAACTGTTACGACACGTGTAGTATTAAAACCTACGTTAAAGATGGGGTTATGCAGTTTATCGAAGGTGCAACGGAATCCACATACACCCGAGGTGGTTGTTGTGTGAAAGGAAATTCGTACGTTAAGAGAGTTTACTCAGCACGACGTCTTAAATTTCCGATGATGCAAGTGGGCGGCAAAGGTTCAGGCAACTGGAAACGTGTCTCTTGGGATTATGCGATGGAAACGATTGCTAAAAAATTATTAGAGATGAAAAAAGAAGATGGAACTTTGTTGGGGGCAGCACTCACCAAATACTCTGGTAACTTTGGTATCACGCATTATGGTGTTGAGGGAATGTTTAACTCTATTGGCTATACGACACGCCTTGCAGGAACGCCATGCTGGCCAGCGGGAATTGACGCGCAAAACCTTGACATGGGTGATATGTGGTGTAACGATCCTGAAGAGATGAAAGACAGTAAATTTATTATTCTCTGGGGTGTTAATCCTGCGAGCAACTCGGTTCACTCGATGAAATACATCTATGAAGCCAAGAGCAAAGGGGCAAAAGTTGTAGTGATTGACCCTGTATTTACCGAAGCCGCTTCAAAAGCAAGTCAGTACATTCAGATTAAAACAGGTACAGACGGCCTTTTAGCGCTTGGAATGGCAAAAATTATTATTGATGCCAATTTACACGATCAAAAATGGCTCGATGCAAACTCAAAAGGGTACAAAGAGTACAAAGCGTATTTGGATAAAGAGATTAAATTAGACAACGTTTCCAAAATCACAGGTATTCCTCTTGCAATGATTAAAGAGTTGGCTTTATCATTTGTAAAAGCAAAACCTGCGACCATTTGGATGGGCTATGGTATGCAACGTCACACCAATGGTGGCTCAATGATTCGTGCGATTGACGCGTTGGTGGCGGTTTCTGGCAACATCGGCAAATACGCAGGTGGTGCTCGTTATGGACACCTTAGCACATGGGGCTTTAATTATGCGGCACTCAGCCAAACTAAGCCAGAAGGTAGTGTAGGGTACACAGGTCCAGAAGGGGCTAAAGGTGAATTTGCTCAAGTGGGTGGTGAAAAAGCGGCGTATACCGATCGTTTCTTAAACATCAACAAAACGGCACGTGAACTTCTCAATGCAAAAGAGCCAAAAGTAAGACTCTTGTGGGTAGCGTGCAAAAATGTCTTTTCTCAAGATTTTGACCGTAATCAACTCATTCGTGCCTTTCAACAACTTGATCTCGTTGTCGTTGCCGATCAGTTCTTTAATGAAACGGTGAAATGGGCAGACATTGTCCTTCCTGTTGCGACACAGTTTGAAGAGTACGATGTCAATGTCTCTTACTGGCATTACTGGTTGAGTCTTAATGAACAAGCGATCAAACCTCTTTTTGAAGTCAAATCGGACGTTGAAATCGCAGCACTGCTTTCCAAACATATGAATAAACTAGAAGCTGGCTCATGTACCTTCCCTCAAAGTGTTGATACCAAAGCGATGACGATCAAAGAGTTTAACCCTGGCATTTACGAGCAATTTGGCATCAAATCATGGGAAGAGCTTAAAAATGGTTCTGTAAAAGCTAAAGCGGTCATTCCGTATGCTGATGGCAAATTTAAAACACCCAGCGGTAAGTTTGAGTTTTATTCAGACAAAGCATTAGAGCTTTTTGGAAGTGCATTGCCAACCTACCTTGAAGTGCGTAAACCGTACGACAAATTCCGTATGACGTCACCTCACAGTAGATGGAGCTTGCACTCACAGTTTCAAAACTTAGAGTGGATGGAAGATATGCATCCAGAACCGTACGTGTACATCAACCCTGATGATGCTGAAGCCAAAATGGTTAAAGAGGGCGACACGGTAGCCGTTTTTAACAAACAAGGACTCTTACGTGTGAAAGCCAAAGTGACCGATAACGTTCAAGCAGGTACGGTTTTGATGTACGAGCAATGGTACAACAACAATATTTACAACGTCAATGAACTCGTTGATGACACCAGTTCAGACATGGGTGCGTTTAAAACGGGAGCACCAGGTGTTGCTCTTCATGATACCTTTGTCAATTTTAGAAAACTATAA
- the ychF gene encoding redox-regulated ATPase YchF — protein sequence MGLGVGIVGLPNVGKSTTFNALTKAQNAESANYPFCTIEPNKAVVPVPDPRLEELAKIVNPERIQHSTVDFVDIAGLVKGASAGEGLGNQFLSNIREVEVILHMVRCFEDENITHVENSINPLRDIEIIESELIFADVQQLDKKLDRLKRQAKVDKSAAGIAEIAEALRAHLDEIKPVSTFARRDDENFQILDKELRFLSNKTIIYGANVDEAGLLEENIFVKAVKEHAKAVGADVVVLCAKVEEEMIALEEDEAEEFLKELGIEESGLKQIIRLAFDKLGLASYFTAGVKEVRAWTIEKGWKAPKAASVIHNDFEKGFIRAEVISYNDFIAYKGEAGSKEAGKMRLEGKEYVVQDGDVMHFRFNV from the coding sequence ATGGGTTTAGGTGTCGGTATCGTAGGACTCCCCAATGTCGGAAAATCAACCACGTTTAATGCGCTGACTAAAGCGCAAAATGCAGAATCTGCAAACTATCCTTTTTGTACCATCGAGCCTAATAAAGCCGTTGTTCCAGTTCCTGATCCAAGACTTGAAGAGCTGGCTAAGATCGTCAATCCTGAGCGTATTCAGCACTCAACGGTCGATTTTGTCGACATCGCAGGACTTGTAAAAGGTGCGAGTGCGGGCGAGGGGCTTGGCAATCAATTCTTATCAAACATTCGTGAAGTCGAAGTTATTTTACACATGGTACGTTGTTTTGAAGATGAAAACATCACGCACGTTGAAAACAGCATCAATCCGCTTCGTGACATCGAAATCATCGAAAGCGAACTCATTTTTGCGGACGTTCAACAACTCGATAAAAAACTCGATCGTCTGAAACGCCAAGCGAAAGTCGACAAATCGGCCGCAGGTATCGCTGAGATCGCCGAAGCACTTCGCGCACACCTTGATGAGATCAAACCGGTCAGTACGTTTGCTAGGCGTGATGATGAAAACTTTCAAATCCTTGATAAAGAGCTACGTTTTCTTTCCAACAAAACGATCATTTACGGTGCCAATGTCGATGAAGCAGGACTTTTAGAAGAAAATATTTTTGTCAAAGCCGTCAAAGAACATGCTAAAGCAGTGGGTGCGGACGTTGTTGTGCTTTGTGCCAAAGTTGAAGAAGAGATGATAGCACTTGAAGAGGATGAGGCCGAAGAGTTCTTAAAAGAGCTTGGCATTGAAGAATCAGGACTTAAACAGATCATTCGTCTTGCGTTTGACAAACTTGGACTTGCATCTTACTTCACCGCAGGGGTTAAAGAAGTGCGCGCATGGACGATTGAAAAGGGTTGGAAAGCACCTAAGGCAGCTTCTGTCATTCACAACGACTTTGAAAAAGGATTTATCCGTGCCGAAGTCATTTCTTACAATGATTTTATCGCGTACAAGGGTGAGGCTGGCTCAAAAGAAGCGGGTAAAATGCGCTTAGAGGGTAAAGAGTATGTCGTCCAAGATGGCGATGTAATGCACTTTAGATTTAACGTTTAG
- a CDS encoding ABC transporter substrate-binding protein: protein MRCAKLLLLVLVCVTFGRAQEWKNPFYYRSDDTTSVLINERVSGSHIKVFLPTMPYLYVSKLVNGTLVRSSGNHEGWEYMMATSYTKIDDLTYEFSLRKGVLFQDGTPFNADSVVENFTYFMKDPVVYSDIHKRLKGVSKVDDHTIRIHLYKPYGLLFSDLTSINLYTSAYLKRYGWSTKEGSTCNSMQAPGPYGLGPYILKQGYATGRFQTPILELQANPNYYEAGLPYIENVTIYTELTSAQSVSMALEEERLDITPIPFNKKVETVLSKYARLYTKPSTHSISIYFNLLKPNSKLRNQKIRIALNKAVNQANLLNFVYKKEGELAPTEASVNYRSVKLATANLQTWGEHTLHNPDEEKELKAILNGLELDVITMDRFMFLWRGIEYQLKKYGVTLHYTTTPNEKEIYEQLLTNRQSPKTWDILTWGNDDWSSNNPWTAFFAYRISDKWSAIDKDDIMQEYIEHFFDVEFQSEAFDEVVAKIVKRAYEKAYMLFVPSPNIVLAVNKEVRYEPSSVLLMPLWKAKLTKYHWSIRGNAAYPKEREAPMLPLRFDYD, encoded by the coding sequence TTGAGATGTGCTAAACTCTTACTTTTAGTGCTTGTGTGTGTGACCTTTGGTAGGGCACAAGAGTGGAAAAATCCTTTTTATTACCGCAGTGATGATACCACTTCGGTACTGATTAATGAACGCGTTTCGGGTTCTCACATCAAAGTCTTTTTACCGACCATGCCTTATTTGTATGTCTCTAAACTGGTCAATGGTACGCTGGTTCGCTCGAGTGGTAACCATGAAGGATGGGAGTATATGATGGCAACATCGTATACCAAGATAGACGATCTTACTTATGAATTTTCCCTGCGAAAAGGAGTGCTTTTTCAAGATGGAACGCCGTTTAACGCGGATTCAGTGGTCGAAAATTTCACCTATTTTATGAAAGATCCTGTGGTTTATTCGGATATTCATAAGCGACTTAAAGGTGTGAGTAAAGTGGATGATCATACCATTCGTATTCACCTGTATAAACCCTATGGGTTGCTCTTTAGCGATCTGACTTCTATCAATTTGTACACATCCGCCTACCTCAAACGTTATGGATGGAGTACGAAAGAGGGCTCTACGTGTAACAGCATGCAAGCTCCAGGTCCTTATGGATTGGGTCCGTATATCTTAAAGCAAGGCTACGCAACAGGGCGGTTTCAAACGCCTATTTTAGAGCTTCAAGCCAATCCAAACTATTATGAAGCGGGTTTGCCTTACATTGAGAATGTAACCATTTATACAGAACTGACATCTGCCCAATCGGTCAGTATGGCGTTGGAAGAAGAGCGTTTGGATATAACACCGATTCCTTTCAATAAAAAAGTAGAGACGGTTCTTTCTAAGTATGCAAGACTCTATACGAAACCTTCAACGCACAGTATTTCGATCTATTTTAACCTGCTTAAGCCCAACAGTAAATTGAGAAATCAAAAAATACGTATAGCGCTTAATAAAGCGGTCAATCAAGCCAATTTGCTTAATTTTGTCTACAAAAAAGAGGGTGAGCTTGCACCTACAGAAGCTTCCGTGAATTATCGTTCTGTAAAACTGGCAACGGCAAACCTTCAAACATGGGGTGAACATACACTTCATAATCCAGATGAGGAGAAGGAACTTAAAGCGATTTTAAATGGGTTGGAGCTGGATGTCATTACGATGGATCGTTTTATGTTTTTATGGCGAGGCATTGAGTATCAGCTCAAAAAATACGGTGTTACGCTTCATTACACCACAACACCCAATGAAAAAGAGATCTATGAGCAACTTCTCACGAACCGTCAGTCACCTAAAACATGGGATATTTTAACATGGGGTAATGACGATTGGAGCAGTAACAATCCTTGGACAGCGTTCTTTGCGTACCGTATCTCCGATAAATGGTCGGCGATTGATAAAGATGATATCATGCAAGAATACATTGAACATTTTTTTGATGTTGAATTTCAAAGTGAGGCTTTTGATGAGGTCGTCGCAAAGATTGTCAAACGGGCATATGAAAAAGCGTATATGCTTTTTGTTCCATCTCCAAACATTGTGTTAGCGGTCAATAAAGAAGTACGTTATGAGCCTTCATCGGTTTTATTGATGCCTCTATGGAAGGCAAAACTGACCAAGTATCACTGGTCGATTAGGGGTAATGCTGCTTATCCTAAAGAGCGTGAAGCACCCATGTTACCTTTAAGGTTTGATTATGATTAA
- a CDS encoding ferredoxin-thioredoxin reductase catalytic domain-containing protein, whose amino-acid sequence MITKIDMNSPEFLAEFEKTEAFTDKVCEQFGFAYTPLDEVKESIQQGLTRNKLIYGKRYCPCFMVIGSTPEEQANAGNRLCPCTPALTVEIPQTGKCHCTIFCTPEHARELAKEENMEEIAHTHTRGLSKEECDALMKKKQIDGNELEALLEARKHGVVNFNLVDTREWMEWISNRITGTDFLIPTTSFHDALSQLSGKENIPVILYCYSGSRSAYCQRILLQMGYKTVLNLEHGIMAYDGECENGE is encoded by the coding sequence TTGATAACTAAAATAGATATGAACTCTCCCGAATTTTTAGCCGAATTTGAAAAAACAGAAGCATTTACCGATAAAGTTTGCGAACAATTTGGATTTGCCTACACACCCCTTGATGAAGTCAAAGAGTCCATTCAACAAGGCTTAACCCGCAATAAACTCATCTATGGCAAACGTTACTGTCCCTGTTTTATGGTGATAGGTAGCACACCCGAAGAACAAGCTAATGCGGGTAACCGCTTGTGTCCTTGCACGCCTGCACTCACCGTTGAAATTCCCCAAACGGGCAAATGCCACTGCACGATCTTCTGTACACCTGAACATGCGCGAGAACTCGCAAAAGAAGAAAATATGGAAGAGATAGCGCATACGCATACCAGAGGACTCAGCAAAGAAGAGTGTGACGCGTTAATGAAGAAAAAGCAGATTGATGGCAATGAACTTGAAGCGTTGCTCGAAGCACGAAAGCATGGCGTTGTGAATTTTAATCTTGTAGACACTCGTGAATGGATGGAATGGATCAGCAATCGCATCACAGGAACGGACTTCCTCATCCCAACTACCAGTTTTCATGACGCGCTCTCCCAACTCAGTGGCAAAGAGAACATCCCTGTTATTTTATACTGTTACAGTGGAAGTCGAAGCGCATACTGTCAGCGCATATTACTGCAAATGGGCTACAAAACCGTGCTCAACCTTGAACACGGTATTATGGCATATGATGGGGAATGTGAAAACGGAGAGTAA
- a CDS encoding toxin-antitoxin system YwqK family antitoxin yields MKLWVTLMFSAMVLLGAETHYAVEDLDVREDGTLIEVKTQKLANGIGQFFYESGKIKSETPFKEGLRDGLGKMYYESGKLQSETPFKNDKIEGLKKEYYESGVLRTEVTFVNDQAEGVGKFYYPTGKLQGETPFKKNQPDGITKLFNPAGKLIRTIEFKEGNIVKGYDYNDQGTKLELSREELLEATKEVSNPEEATK; encoded by the coding sequence ATGAAATTATGGGTTACTTTAATGTTTTCAGCAATGGTTCTTTTGGGTGCTGAGACACATTATGCAGTCGAGGATTTAGATGTCAGGGAAGATGGCACTTTAATAGAGGTTAAAACACAAAAACTTGCCAATGGTATCGGTCAATTTTTCTATGAATCGGGAAAAATTAAAAGTGAGACACCGTTCAAAGAGGGCTTACGTGATGGTCTTGGTAAGATGTATTATGAATCAGGAAAGCTCCAAAGTGAAACGCCGTTTAAAAACGATAAGATTGAAGGACTCAAAAAAGAGTATTATGAATCAGGAGTGCTTCGAACCGAAGTTACTTTTGTTAATGACCAAGCCGAAGGTGTAGGCAAGTTTTACTATCCCACAGGTAAACTTCAAGGGGAAACTCCTTTCAAAAAGAACCAACCTGATGGCATTACGAAGCTTTTCAATCCAGCAGGTAAGTTGATCCGTACGATTGAGTTTAAAGAGGGCAACATCGTCAAAGGCTATGATTATAATGATCAAGGAACCAAACTTGAACTGAGCCGTGAAGAGCTTTTAGAAGCGACGAAGGAAGTATCAAATCCAGAAGAAGCTACGAAGTAA
- a CDS encoding c-type cytochrome, whose product MKIISKSLIIATTLAISAQATPLYTKCVACHGAAGEKSALNKSLIIKDMSKVDFISAMKGYKDGSYGKDQKALMKVQVAPLSDAQIEEIASFITKK is encoded by the coding sequence ATGAAAATTATCTCAAAATCACTTATTATTGCCACAACATTGGCAATCAGTGCACAAGCAACCCCATTGTACACCAAATGTGTTGCGTGTCATGGTGCTGCGGGTGAGAAATCTGCTTTAAACAAAAGTCTTATCATTAAAGATATGAGCAAAGTAGATTTTATCAGCGCTATGAAGGGCTATAAAGATGGCAGTTATGGAAAAGATCAAAAAGCGTTGATGAAAGTCCAAGTGGCACCACTCAGTGATGCTCAGATTGAAGAGATCGCCTCTTTTATTACAAAAAAATAG